The proteins below are encoded in one region of Hordeum vulgare subsp. vulgare chromosome 3H, MorexV3_pseudomolecules_assembly, whole genome shotgun sequence:
- the LOC123443065 gene encoding uncharacterized protein LOC123443065 isoform X1, with amino-acid sequence MVIGRRRPLDGGAPPPLPPSPWLSAALPASTNSGPHPAHHLDPPLVAEMEGKAVGFSAANCGADATADDFEYITGMSTILVATIQEVKDRVSQMEFIFCSQIFPHFQAKSKLLHARLADSTATREAEDEWRQKEAGLLRQLEELSRGKRRAEDRLLQLESSLEEMRGRLLDAERLAAEHGAEKKQLLGRLEEEMKKDEVVHRFEREIGEKDAEISRIAEMEGSKIDQNEGSKIDPSEGSKSPMNRKSSK; translated from the exons ATGGTTATAGGCAGGAGACGCCCTCTTGACGGCGGCGCGCCCCCGCCTCTCCCTCCGTCGCCTTGGCTCTCCGCCGCACTCCCAGCTTCCACGAATTCGGGTCCCCACCCGGCGCACCATCTAGATCCGCCTCTGGTTGCCGAAATGGAGGGCAAGGCGGTGGGCTTCTCGGCCGCCAATTGCGGCGCCGACGCGACGGCGGACGATTTCGAGTACATCACCGGGATGAGCACCATCCTGGTGGCCACCATCCAGGAGGTGAAGGACCGGGTCTCCCAGATGGAGTTCATCTTCTGCAGCCAGATCTTCCCGCACTTCCAGGCCAAGTCCAAGCTCCTCCACGCGCGGCTGGCCGATTCCACTGCCACGAGGGAGGCCGAGGATgagtggcggcagaaggaggccgGCCTGCTGAGGCAGCTGGAGGAGCTCAGTCGCGGGAAGCGGCGTGCGGAGGATAGGCTGCTGCAGCTGGAGAGCTCTCTCGAGGAGATGCGAGGGAGGCTCCTCGACGCTGAGCGGTTGGCTGCGGAGCACGGTGCTGAGAAGAAGCAGCTTCTGGGGAGATTGGAGGAGGAAATGAAGAAAGATGAGGTGGTCCACCGGTTCGAAAGGGAGATCGGGGAGAAGGATGCTGAGATATCAAGG ATTGCGGAGATGGAAGGCTCCAAGATTGACCAGAATGAAGGCTCCAAGATTGACCCGAGTGAAGGCTCCAAGTCCCCTATGAATCGGAAGTCCTCCAAGTAA
- the LOC123443065 gene encoding uncharacterized protein LOC123443065 isoform X2, which produces MVIGRRRPLDGGAPPPLPPSPWLSAALPASTNSGPHPAHHLDPPLVAEMEGKAVGFSAANCGADATADDFEYITGMSTILVATIQEVKDRVSQMEFIFCSQIFPHFQAKSKLLHARLADSTATREAEDEWRQKEAGLLRQLEELSRGKRRAEDRLLQLESSLEEMRGRLLDAERLAAEHGAEKKQLLGRLEEEMKKDEVVHRFEREIGEKDAEISRERLRRWKAPRLTRMKAPRLTRVKAPSPL; this is translated from the exons ATGGTTATAGGCAGGAGACGCCCTCTTGACGGCGGCGCGCCCCCGCCTCTCCCTCCGTCGCCTTGGCTCTCCGCCGCACTCCCAGCTTCCACGAATTCGGGTCCCCACCCGGCGCACCATCTAGATCCGCCTCTGGTTGCCGAAATGGAGGGCAAGGCGGTGGGCTTCTCGGCCGCCAATTGCGGCGCCGACGCGACGGCGGACGATTTCGAGTACATCACCGGGATGAGCACCATCCTGGTGGCCACCATCCAGGAGGTGAAGGACCGGGTCTCCCAGATGGAGTTCATCTTCTGCAGCCAGATCTTCCCGCACTTCCAGGCCAAGTCCAAGCTCCTCCACGCGCGGCTGGCCGATTCCACTGCCACGAGGGAGGCCGAGGATgagtggcggcagaaggaggccgGCCTGCTGAGGCAGCTGGAGGAGCTCAGTCGCGGGAAGCGGCGTGCGGAGGATAGGCTGCTGCAGCTGGAGAGCTCTCTCGAGGAGATGCGAGGGAGGCTCCTCGACGCTGAGCGGTTGGCTGCGGAGCACGGTGCTGAGAAGAAGCAGCTTCTGGGGAGATTGGAGGAGGAAATGAAGAAAGATGAGGTGGTCCACCGGTTCGAAAGGGAGATCGGGGAGAAGGATGCTGAGATATCAAGG GAAAGATTGCGGAGATGGAAGGCTCCAAGATTGACCAGAATGAAGGCTCCAAGATTGACCCGAGTGAAGGCTCCAAGTCCCCTATGA
- the LOC123439579 gene encoding xyloglucan endotransglucosylase/hydrolase protein 2-like yields the protein MKPWVLLLVLLLSLVFCLGAPATVFSENFVPVWGTDGYHLANQGTQVSLTMDRNSGAGFISKMIYGSGLFHMRIKIPAGYTAGVVTAFYLTTEPEYGDHDEVDFEFLGNVNGKPVALQTNIFLNGQGYREQKFYLWFDPSAAVHDYKILWNQHQLVMLVDETPIRVLKNVAGHMPGYLFPTRPMKIRASIWDGSGWATDNGKIKVDWNRAPFSSTFQRFNVDACPVTRSGAPCGSPNMWWNKFQNLTPIQKAAYKNVKRKYMTYNYCDDKGRSNLHLLGECTYN from the exons ATGAAGCCATGggttctccttctcgtcctcctcctctctttGGTATTTTGCCTGGGAGCGCCAGCGACGGTCTTCAGTGAGAACTTTGTGCCGGTATGGGGTACAGATGGTTATCACCTAGCCAATCAGGGGACACAAGTTTCCCTCACCATGGATAGAAACTCTG GGGCAGGATTCATCTCCAAGATGATTTATGGCTCAGGGTTGTTCCACATGAGGATCAAGATACCCGCCGGGTATACTGCCGGAGTTGTGACGGCCTTCTAT CTCACAACGGAACCCGAGTACGGTGACCACGATGAGGTGGATTTCGAGTTCTTGGGCAACGTCAATGGCAAGCCAGTGGCTCTCCAGACCAACATCTTCCTAAATGGCCAGGGCTACAGGGAGCAGAAGTTCTACCTCTGGTTCGACCCATCAGCAGCTGTTCATGATTACAAGATACTCTGGAACCAACACCAGCTCGT GATGCTCGTCGATGAAACGCCCATCCGAGTGCTGAAGAACGTAGCGGGCCACATGCCGGGCTACCTGTTCCCCACGAGGCCGATGAAAATCCGGGCGAGCATTTGGGACGGCTCTGGGTGGGCGACAGACAATGGCAAGATCAAGGTCGACTGGAACCGTGCGCCGTTCAGCTCCACGTTCCAGAGGTTCAATGTCGATGCCTGCCCCGTCACCAGATCAGGTGCGCCGTGTGGCTCGCCCAACATGTGGTGGAACAAGTTTCAGAACCTAACTCCCATTCAGAAGGCAGCGTACAAAAACGTCAAGAGAAAGTACATGACTTACAACTACTGTGACGACAAGGGAAGGTCCAACCTACATCTGCTGGGAGAGTGCACCTACAACTAA